AGTTATAAGGTGTTTCTTTCGGAATGTATAAAATAGATTGGTAACGAACCGCACCATCAACGCTAATGTGAACATGTTTTAAAGGTTTATCAAAACCATAATGTTTTTCAGAATAGAAATTTTCATAATCTTCATCTGTTAATTCGCTTTTGTTTTTTCTCCAAATCGGGACCATGCTATTGACGGTTTGTTCTTCTTGCACCTTCTCATACTCATCTTCGCTACCTTCTTTTAGTTTGCTTTCTGTAACTTCCATCTTAATTGGGTAACGAATAAAATCAGAATATTTTTTAACAATAGATTTAATTCGGTATTCCTCTAAGTAGTCATCAAATTCTTCCTCTTCACTATTTTCTTTAATTTTCAAAGTGATTTCAGTACCAACATCCACTTTTTCACAGCCTTCTATGGTATAACCATCGATTCCATGAGAATGCCATTTGTACGCTTGCTCACTACCTAAAGCCTTTGTTATGACCGTAACCTCGTCAGCAACCATAAAGGAGGAATAAAACCCAACGCCAAATTGACCGATAATGTCGTAGCCGTCTTTTATCTCATTTTCGTTTTTAAATGAGAAGGTACCACTTTTTGCAATGACCCCAAGGTTATTTTGAAGCTCCTCTTCAGTCATTCCAATACCTGTATCTGTAATGGTTAACAGTCTGTTTTCTTTATCAATCGTAAGTTTTATGTAGTAATCATCTTTTTTAAATTCGATCGTGTCATCTGTTAACGCCTTGTAGTAGATCTTGTCAATCGCATCACTAGCGTTTGAGATTAATTCTCTAAGAAAAATTTCTCGATGTGAATAAATTGAATTAATCATCAATTCTAAAAGTCTTTTTGATTCAGCCTCAAATTGTTTAATTGCCATTGTCATTCTCCCTTCGTTTTTAGCAATGATCGACATTATTAGCACTCACGCTTTTTGAGTGCTAATAATCTTCCACTTAATTAATTAACATGAAATCAAAAAAAAATCAATAGATTAATGATAATTTGTAGATTGGTAATAAGGTGTGAAAGGTCTCCTTTGCAATGTTTATAAGAGCTTTGCCATCTTCCAAAATTGGATCTCCTGCTTGAATTTGTCTTCCAACTAAAAATTCTCCTTTTTTCACTTCATAAAATCGAGTTAATGTTTGTTTTAAGTTTTCTTCGGTCATAGTTAAGGCTTGGTTTTTTGTATGGTCTTTTGAAATTTTATAATCAGTTGGAATGGTTTCAAGAAGAAGAGAAAAATCATCAAGAAACGTTTTACCTATTTGTTGTTTATTCGGAGCTTCATAAATATATGCTAACCATATAAATAAGTGATCGTCCCAAAGCCCAATTTGGAAATGAGGATGCTGTTTATACCCTCGTTTGTTCTCGCAAATAGCTAACCACGTGTCTTT
This portion of the Bacillus carboniphilus genome encodes:
- a CDS encoding DUF1054 domain-containing protein, producing the protein MKFEGFTKEDFDTFTVDGLDERMQLIKDRIQPKFSLIGEELCEDLSAALGNEMYLHIAKHARRTKNPPKDTWLAICENKRGYKQHPHFQIGLWDDHLFIWLAYIYEAPNKQQIGKTFLDDFSLLLETIPTDYKISKDHTKNQALTMTEENLKQTLTRFYEVKKGEFLVGRQIQAGDPILEDGKALINIAKETFHTLLPIYKLSLIY